In Sphingomonas phyllosphaerae, one DNA window encodes the following:
- a CDS encoding aldo/keto reductase: MTDKRRLGASELRITPLILGGNVFGWTADRDASFAVLDAFVAGGGTMIDTADVYSAWVEGHGGGKSETMIGEWLRDRGVRDRVLIATKVGMLPGEGGEKLAPARIVAACEASLRRLGTDRIDLYFAHQDDQDQSQAAVAEAFARLVQAGKVRVLGASNFHAARLKSAIETARAAALPHYQVLQPEYNLVSRHKFEGELQDYCVTENVGVVPYYGLASGFLTGKYRTRDDLSKSVRGARMGDLLDGKGAAVLDAMDAVAAESGATLAQIALAWLIAQPGVTAPIASATAAVQVEELLGATAIRLSDDQLERLTTAGA, from the coding sequence ATGACCGACAAGCGGCGCCTCGGTGCCTCCGAATTGCGGATCACGCCGCTGATATTGGGCGGTAACGTCTTCGGCTGGACCGCCGACCGCGACGCGTCCTTCGCGGTGCTCGACGCCTTCGTCGCGGGCGGCGGGACGATGATCGACACCGCCGACGTCTATTCCGCCTGGGTCGAAGGCCATGGCGGCGGCAAGTCGGAGACGATGATCGGCGAATGGTTGCGCGATCGCGGCGTGCGCGACCGGGTGCTGATCGCCACCAAGGTCGGGATGCTGCCGGGTGAGGGTGGCGAGAAGCTGGCGCCGGCGCGGATCGTCGCGGCGTGCGAGGCGTCGCTGCGGCGGCTCGGCACCGACCGGATCGACCTTTATTTCGCGCATCAGGACGATCAGGATCAATCGCAGGCGGCGGTGGCGGAGGCGTTCGCCCGGCTGGTGCAGGCCGGCAAGGTCCGCGTGCTCGGTGCGTCGAACTTCCACGCCGCGCGGCTGAAGTCGGCGATCGAAACCGCGCGCGCGGCGGCGTTGCCGCATTATCAGGTGCTTCAGCCGGAATATAATCTGGTCAGCCGCCACAAGTTCGAGGGCGAGCTGCAGGATTATTGCGTCACCGAGAATGTCGGTGTCGTGCCCTATTATGGGCTGGCGTCGGGTTTCTTGACCGGCAAGTACCGGACCCGCGACGATCTTTCGAAGAGCGTGCGCGGCGCGCGCATGGGCGACCTGCTCGACGGCAAGGGCGCCGCCGTGCTCGACGCGATGGACGCCGTTGCGGCGGAGAGCGGCGCGACGCTGGCGCAGATCGCGCTCGCGTGGCTGATCGCGCAACCGGGGGTCACCGCACCGATCGCGAGCGCGACCGCGGCGGTGCAGGTCGAGGAATTGCTCGGCGCGACGGCGATCCGGCTGAGCGACGACCAGCTCGAACGGCTGACCACCGCGGGTGCCTGA
- a CDS encoding DUF4893 domain-containing protein: protein MRRIAAALLLCLSGCGARPFVSAAATPPPPAAAGVDWRRLATPADRDRLRRWYEAWTQALAQARPVAAADLAAQGALFTIDAALADPVPPVGVYRCRTFKLGRKGTIGTGFTAYGWFDCRITVAAGGAAQLVKLTGSQRQVGLLYAADPTRAVFIGTLMLGDESRAYGYGADASRDVAGWMERVGPRRWRLAMPYPAFESTLDVLELVPGD, encoded by the coding sequence GTGAGGCGCATCGCCGCCGCGCTGCTGCTCTGTCTCTCCGGATGCGGCGCACGGCCCTTCGTCAGCGCCGCGGCGACTCCGCCGCCCCCGGCCGCTGCCGGAGTCGACTGGCGGAGGCTCGCCACTCCCGCCGATCGCGACCGCCTGCGTCGCTGGTACGAGGCATGGACGCAGGCACTGGCCCAGGCGCGTCCGGTCGCCGCCGCCGATCTCGCCGCCCAGGGGGCGCTTTTCACGATCGACGCTGCGCTTGCCGATCCGGTGCCGCCGGTCGGCGTCTATCGCTGCCGGACGTTCAAGCTCGGGCGCAAGGGCACGATCGGCACCGGCTTCACCGCCTATGGATGGTTCGACTGCCGGATCACGGTCGCGGCCGGCGGCGCGGCGCAGCTCGTCAAGCTGACCGGTTCGCAGCGGCAGGTCGGCCTCCTCTATGCGGCCGATCCGACGCGGGCGGTGTTTATCGGCACGTTGATGCTCGGCGATGAATCGCGCGCCTACGGCTATGGCGCTGACGCGAGCCGCGACGTGGCCGGCTGGATGGAGCGGGTCGGCCCCCGCCGCTGGCGGCTGGCGATGCCCTATCCGGCGTTCGAATCCACGCTCGACGTGCTGGAACTGGTGCCGGGCGACTGA